In the genome of Palaemon carinicauda isolate YSFRI2023 chromosome 15, ASM3689809v2, whole genome shotgun sequence, one region contains:
- the LOC137654815 gene encoding loricrin-like — protein MKSSGGKAVIKTDGGKAVIKTGGGKAVMKTGGGKAGIKTGGGKAVMKSSGGKAVMKTGGGKAVMKTGGGKAVMKSSGGKAVMKTGGGKAVMKSSGGKAVMKTGGGKAGIKTGGGKAGIKTGGGKAVMKSSGGKAVMKTGGGKAVMKTGGGKAVMKTGGGKAVMKSSGGKAVMKTGGGKAGIKTGGGKAGIKTGSGKAVMKTGGGKAVMKTGGGKAVMKSSGGKAVMKTGGGKAGIKTGGGKAGIKTGGGKAVMKTGGGKAVMKSSGGKAVMKSSGGKAVMKTGGGKAVMKTGGGKAVMKSSGGKAVMKTGGGKAVMKTGGGKAVMKTGGGKAVMKSSGGKAVMKTGGGKAGIKTGGGKAEIKMEVENMR, from the coding sequence ATGAAATCATCAGGTGGAAAAGCTGTGATAAAAACAGACGGTGGAAAAGCTGTGATAAAAACAGGAGGTGGTAAAGCTGTAATGAAAACAGGAGGTGGAAAAGCTGGGATAAAAACAGGCGGTGGAAAAGCTGTGATGAAATCATCAGGTGGAAAAGCTGTGATGAAAACAGGAGGTGGAAAAGCTGTGATGAAAACAGGAGGTGGAAAAGCTGTGATGAAATCATCAGGTGGAAAAGCTGTGATGAAAACAGGAGGTGGAAAAGCTGTGATGAAATCATCAGGTGGAAAAGCTGTAATGAAAACAGGAGGTGGAAAAGCTGGAATAAAAACAGGAGGTGGAAAAGCTGGGATAAAAACAGGCGGTGGAAAAGCTGTGATGAAATCATCAGGTGGAAAAGCTGTGATGAAAACAGGAGGTGGAAAAGCTGTGATGAAAACAGGAGGTGGAAAAGCTGTGATGAAAACAGGAGGTGGAAAAGCTGTGATGAAATCATCAGGTGGAAAAGCTGTGATGAAAACAGGAGGTGGAAAAGCTGGAATAAAAACAGGAGGTGGAAAAGCTGGGATAAAAACAGGAAGTGGAAAAGCTGTGATGAAAACAGGAGGTGGAAAAGCTGTGATGAAAACAGGAGGTGGAAAAGCTGTGATGAAATCATCAGGTGGAAAAGCTGTGATGAAAACAGGAGGTGGAAAAGCTGGAATAAAAACAGGAGGTGGAAAAGCTGGGATAAAAACAGGAGGTGGAAAAGCTGTGATGAAAACAGGAGGTGGAAAAGCTGTGATGAAATCATCAGGTGGAAAAGCTGTGATGAAATCATCAGGTGGAAAAGCTGTGATGAAAACAGGAGGTGGAAAAGCTGTGATGAAAACAGGAGGTGGAAAAGCTGTGATGAAATCATCAGGTGGAAAAGCTGTGATGAAAACAGGAGGTGGAAAAGCTGTGATGAAAACAGGAGGTGGAAAAGCTGTGATGAAAACAGGAGGTGGAAAAGCTGTGATGAAATCATCAGGTGGAAAAGCTGTGATGAAAACAGGAGGTGGAAAAGCTGGGATAAAAACCGGTGGTGGAAAAGCTGAGATAAAAATGGAGGTGGAAAACATGAGATAA
- the LOC137654816 gene encoding serine, glycine, tyrosine and glutamine-rich protein-like translates to MKTGGGKPVINTGGGKAVMKTGGGKAGIKTEGGKVVMKTGGGKAVMKTGGGKTGIKTGGGKAGIKTGGGKAVIKTGGGKVLMKTGGGKAVMKTEGGKAEIKMEVEKVV, encoded by the coding sequence ATGAAAACAGGAGGTGGAAAACCTGTGATAAATACAGGAGGTGGAAAAGCTGTGATGAAAACAGGAGGTGGAAAAGCTGGGATAAAAACAGAAGGTGGAAAAGTTGTGATGAAAACAGGCGGTGGAAAAGCTGTGATGAAAACAGGAGGTGGAAAAACTGGAATAAAAACAGGAGGTGGAAAAGCTGGGATAAAAACAGGAGGTGGAAAAGCTGTGATAAAAACAGGCGGTGGAAAAGTTCTGATGAAAACAGGAGGTGGAAAAGCTGTGATGAAAACAGAAGGTGGAAAAGCTGAGATAAAAATGGAGGTGGAAAAGGTGGTTTAA